ATTTTATCATCTACGCTTGATAATCCACCACCTAGTATTATGTTTGTTTTTATAGCCTTTATTGCATCTCTTGGACTATTTGCATGTAGTGTGCTTAAATTTCCAGCGTGTCCTGTGTTATTCACTCTTAAAAATGAAAAAGTGTTTCTGATGTCAATTTCTCCTAAGAATAGTCTATCAGGTCTTAATCTCATAGCATTATCTATTGCTATTTGATAGCTATAAATTTCATTTGCTATTTTTGGAACTGCAAGTTGAGTTTTGTTTATATTTTCTACTTTTAACTCTTGACTATCTTCAATTGTTACTACTCTTTCATTTGGATCAATTTCACACATAAGCGAGTTTAAAAAGCTTGTTTTTCCACTTCCTGTTCCACCACTTAAAAGTACATTTTTCTTTTGTCTAATTAGCTCTTTTATTTTTTCATAATCCCATCCATCATTTTTTACTTTCTCGCTTAGGATAAAACTTTCTAATTTAAAATTTTCTTTACTTGGTATTCTTATGCATATTGCTATTTCACTATTGAATAGACTTGATTTATGTTGGGCTTGAACTCTATATCTTAAAAATGGATTAGGTAGTTCGCATGAGAGATGGCAATGTGTTTCATCAAATCTTTGATTTCTTCTTGTTGCAAGTTCTACTAGGAAATTATTTAGAAATTTTAAGTTAAGTTTTGGATCATTTACTATTTCCCAGTGGTCACCATAGTCTATATTTATTTCGCAAGGCTTATTAAAAATAAGCTCATTTGCTTTTAAATTTAGATATGGCTTTAATACTCCTAGTATATTATTAAGGATTACACTCTCACTCATTTGATTGCTCTTTTTCTTGGATTGGTTCTGTTAGCTTTTCTTTTTCAATAATCAAATTCTCAAGCTTGGTTTTTTCTTTATTATATGTTGTTTCTGCCTTTTTTGTAGCTTTTAGCTGGGTTGCTATTTTACTTAACACCTTGTCGTATGCTTTTTTGTTTTCTATTTCTTTTTCTATTTTGTTTTGTAAATCTTCAAATTGCATTTTTATTTCCTTTTGTTTTTTATTACTCTTCAAAGTATTTCATCAATACTTCTCCGTTTTTTGGTTTGCTAAACCACATATGATTTGTTGGCACTAAAAATACCCTACTACCACTTTGGATTTCAATTGTTGGTTTTATTTTGCTTTGTTGTTGTATCATGTCTTGGACTACTGTTCCTATATCGCTTCTTGAGTCTGAGTATATCTCTTGCGTATAAGAACTACCACCTTTATCAACCTTTGAAGCAATTACCAAAAGCAGTGCGTTTGTAAGTGTTGAGATTGTATAAGGTATGCCATATCTCTCCCAGTATTTATTGTTTACTGCCCCTATTGCTCCTGTCATTCCCATATTATCTGCTACTAATGCGTCTGTTAGTAAGATGTTAACACCTTGCGGTGTAATTATCTCTCTCCATCTAATTTCTAGTCTTTCGTGTCCTATTTCTGTATTGTTTTCATAAAAGCCTATAGCCTTACTTCCACGAGGTATCAATACAGCTCTACCCATAGTTGCATATATGTCTTGCTCTATTTGAGCAGTTACTATTCCGCTTAAATCACTACTTATAGCTGTTGTTAAAATTGCAGGTATCATTCGTCCAGCTCTTATTGTTCTGTATAGTCTATGTTCATTTGTGCTTATATCTATGCTTTGCTGATTAGAAAAGCCATCTACTCCATACTTAGAAGACGCTTGATCTGCATTTTTGATTTCATTGTTTCTATTGGCTAAAATTTGAGCTCTTAGTAGTCTTCTCATCTTGTTTTCGTATGCAGTTTGACTATCTATTTGCATAGATTGTTTTAAATTTGCTTGTTTTTCTATTAGCTCTTCTTCTTTTTCTTTAGCTCTTTGTGCCATTTGCTCTTGTTCGTTTGCTATTTGCTCTACTGATTTTGCGGCTTGTGGTAATTCATCTGCTTTTTGTTTTAAAATTTTGGTTAAATCTTGGCTTTCTTGGTTTGGTTTTCTCTTTCCAGCTTTATAAATATAATCATCAACTGGAAATTTTGAATTTTCAAAAAGATGGTTTAAGTCTTTTTCATTTTGTAAATTTCTTATTTGCTCATCACTTAGCTCTTCTGCAAAAAGGGGAAGAGATAACAAGATAAAAATGCTAAAAAACAGCCAATTTTTTCCCTTTTTCATCTAAAATCCCCTTAATTTTTTAATAGCTTCTTTTTGTTTTTCTTTGTTTGGTGTTAAAAAATTATCGTTTTTATTTTGGTTTGCTCTATTTAAGTTTTTTCTTATTTCCTTACGCTCTTTTTCTATTTTTGTTTCCTTTCGTCCTACACATATATAACTTTTTCCACTTTTAATTGTAAATCTAGGGCTTACTGTTTCAGCTACTATGTAATCTCCTATTACTCTTGTTTCTACTGGGCTATCTTGCAGATCAATTACTGCAAAAATTGCAGGAATTTGAGGCATTTCGTCTTTTGGGTATTTAAAATATGTAAATTTTTTATCATCAAAAATTTCAGCTGATAATAGCCACTCATTCTCTTTTTCGGCTTTTTGTACATATCCGCTATAAATATCGCTTTTTTTGATTTTAAGCTCTGCTATTCCATCTTTTATGATTTTATACTCATTACTTTCTTTTTCTATTTTTGCCTGTTTTATTCTTCTTGTCTCTTCATCTTTTATATATATTACAAAGTTTGGATCATTTGAATTTCTGTAATCTGTTGAAAACAGATAAAATGTATGAATTTTTCCATCTCTTGTAAAAAGTGTTAGACTTGTATCAATACCTATTAATTGTGGGATTATTGCTATTGCTTCTTCTTTGTTTGGCACAATTTCAGCTTTAAAGCCTGTTTTATCTCCAAGTATATAGTTTTCTATTGGGCTTTCAAATATAATCGTTGTTGCCATTGCGTGGCGTGTTCTTATTTTATGTGTTTTATTTGGTGTATAGTTTATTATAGATGTATTTTCATATCCACTATATTTTTTTGAGTG
The sequence above is a segment of the Campylobacter corcagiensis genome. Coding sequences within it:
- a CDS encoding DNA type IV secretion system protein ComB10; protein product: MKKGKNWLFFSIFILLSLPLFAEELSDEQIRNLQNEKDLNHLFENSKFPVDDYIYKAGKRKPNQESQDLTKILKQKADELPQAAKSVEQIANEQEQMAQRAKEKEEELIEKQANLKQSMQIDSQTAYENKMRRLLRAQILANRNNEIKNADQASSKYGVDGFSNQQSIDISTNEHRLYRTIRAGRMIPAILTTAISSDLSGIVTAQIEQDIYATMGRAVLIPRGSKAIGFYENNTEIGHERLEIRWREIITPQGVNILLTDALVADNMGMTGAIGAVNNKYWERYGIPYTISTLTNALLLVIASKVDKGGSSYTQEIYSDSRSDIGTVVQDMIQQQSKIKPTIEIQSGSRVFLVPTNHMWFSKPKNGEVLMKYFEE
- a CDS encoding ATPase, T2SS/T4P/T4SS family is translated as MSESVILNNILGVLKPYLNLKANELIFNKPCEINIDYGDHWEIVNDPKLNLKFLNNFLVELATRRNQRFDETHCHLSCELPNPFLRYRVQAQHKSSLFNSEIAICIRIPSKENFKLESFILSEKVKNDGWDYEKIKELIRQKKNVLLSGGTGSGKTSFLNSLMCEIDPNERVVTIEDSQELKVENINKTQLAVPKIANEIYSYQIAIDNAMRLRPDRLFLGEIDIRNTFSFLRVNNTGHAGNLSTLHANSPRDAIKAIKTNIILGGGLSSVDDKMIDSLIETAIDYIIQIARVKNTRVVTDILNLKQDLKRIGA
- a CDS encoding TrbG/VirB9 family P-type conjugative transfer protein: MRIVKLSLMTFIVIALNLNAQGLSQEQINEVKAIMKQTQELVGEQQNTQAGMGENIFNDKTKDINKNVQKSVGVNPLGLFGKEEHSQITNLKENSQIPKEEYIDFENSVATPPREYGKEELELMQSAIRTQDLKALQKKFHSKKYSGYENTSIINYTPNKTHKIRTRHAMATTIIFESPIENYILGDKTGFKAEIVPNKEEAIAIIPQLIGIDTSLTLFTRDGKIHTFYLFSTDYRNSNDPNFVIYIKDEETRRIKQAKIEKESNEYKIIKDGIAELKIKKSDIYSGYVQKAEKENEWLLSAEIFDDKKFTYFKYPKDEMPQIPAIFAVIDLQDSPVETRVIGDYIVAETVSPRFTIKSGKSYICVGRKETKIEKERKEIRKNLNRANQNKNDNFLTPNKEKQKEAIKKLRGF